Proteins encoded within one genomic window of Fimbriimonadia bacterium:
- a CDS encoding type Z 30S ribosomal protein S14 encodes MPKTCLIAKAQRKPKFKVRAYKRCSVCGRAKGYFRYFGLCRICLREMAHKGVLPGVTKASW; translated from the coding sequence ATGCCAAAAACCTGTCTGATTGCGAAGGCGCAACGAAAACCGAAGTTCAAGGTGCGAGCCTATAAGCGCTGCAGCGTGTGTGGGCGCGCCAAGGGGTACTTCCGGTATTTCGGGCTGTGCCGAATCTGCCTGCGGGAGATGGCGCATAAGGGCGTCCTTCCGGGCGTGACGAAGGCGAGCTGGTAG
- the tuf gene encoding elongation factor Tu encodes MARAKFERTKPHLNIGTIGHVDHGKTTLTAAITRVLSELKSLAKYQSFDQIDSAPEEKARGITINIYHAEYETENRHYAHVDCPGHADYIKNMITGAAQMDGAILVVSAADGPMPQTREHILLARQVGVPAIVVFMNKADMVDDPELLDVVEMEIRELLSKYEFDGDNIPIIRGSGLKVLEAPTLSPDDQWVKAIFELMQACDSYIPEPQREIDKPFLMAVEDVFTITGRGTVATGRVERGLLKAGEEVEIVGLRAGKPLKTVCTGVEMFRKTLDEARAGDNVGLLLRGIDRKDVLRGMVIAKPGSITPHTKFDGEVYVLTKEEGGRHTPFVSGYRPQFYFRTTDVTGTLNLPAGVEMVMPGDNITMTVELIEPIAMEAGSRFAIREGGRTVGAGLITKIYE; translated from the coding sequence ATGGCCAGAGCCAAGTTTGAGCGGACGAAGCCGCACTTGAATATCGGAACCATCGGCCACGTGGACCACGGGAAGACCACGCTGACCGCAGCGATCACGCGCGTGCTCAGCGAACTCAAGAGCCTGGCCAAGTACCAGAGCTTCGACCAGATCGACTCGGCCCCCGAGGAGAAGGCACGCGGCATCACCATCAACATCTATCACGCGGAGTACGAGACGGAGAACCGTCACTACGCCCACGTGGACTGTCCCGGCCACGCCGACTACATCAAAAACATGATCACCGGCGCGGCGCAGATGGACGGAGCCATCCTGGTGGTCTCGGCAGCGGATGGACCGATGCCGCAGACCCGCGAGCACATCCTGCTCGCCCGTCAGGTCGGCGTTCCCGCCATCGTCGTCTTCATGAATAAGGCGGACATGGTGGACGACCCAGAACTGCTGGACGTTGTGGAGATGGAGATCCGCGAGCTACTCTCGAAGTACGAGTTCGATGGGGACAACATCCCGATCATCCGCGGCAGCGGTCTTAAGGTCCTCGAGGCTCCAACTCTCAGCCCGGACGACCAGTGGGTCAAGGCCATCTTCGAACTGATGCAGGCCTGCGACAGCTACATTCCGGAGCCGCAGCGCGAGATTGACAAGCCGTTCCTGATGGCCGTAGAAGATGTGTTCACCATCACGGGCCGTGGAACGGTCGCTACGGGACGCGTCGAGCGCGGCTTGCTCAAGGCTGGAGAGGAAGTGGAGATTGTCGGATTGCGTGCCGGCAAGCCGTTGAAGACGGTCTGCACCGGCGTCGAAATGTTCCGCAAGACCCTGGACGAGGCTCGCGCAGGCGACAACGTCGGCCTCCTGCTCCGAGGTATTGACCGCAAGGACGTGTTGCGCGGCATGGTCATCGCGAAGCCTGGCTCGATCACTCCGCACACGAAGTTCGACGGCGAGGTCTACGTGTTGACCAAGGAAGAGGGCGGACGCCACACGCCGTTCGTTTCCGGATACCGGCCGCAGTTCTACTTCCGCACCACCGACGTCACGGGTACGTTGAACCTGCCCGCCGGTGTGGAGATGGTCATGCCCGGCGACAACATCACCATGACGGTGGAGTTGATCGAGCCTATCGCCATGGAGGCCGGGTCGCGCTTCGCTATTCGCGAGGGCGGCCGCACGGTCGGCGCCGGCCTGATTACGAAGATATACGAGTAG
- the rplB gene encoding 50S ribosomal protein L2, translated as MPIREHKPTSPGRRFLKSSTNEEITKQKPEKTLTEYRKRQGGRNNSGRITSRFRGGGKKRRYRLIDFKRDKFEIPGKVAAIEYDPNRTCRIALIHYADGEKRYILAPDGLGVGASIVSSTTADIQPGNALQLRDIPLGTQIHNIELTPGKGGQIVRSAGTSAQVMAKEGDYVTLRLPSGEMRRVRMECRATVGVVGNAEHENEAYGKAGRVRAKGRKPHVRGVVMSPRDHPHGGGEAKSPVGRKKGPVDRWGNAAKGKITRSNKRTDKFIVRRRNR; from the coding sequence ATGCCAATACGAGAACACAAACCAACGTCGCCAGGCAGAAGGTTTCTGAAGTCCTCGACCAACGAGGAGATCACGAAGCAGAAGCCGGAGAAGACACTCACCGAGTACCGCAAGCGACAGGGTGGACGAAACAACTCCGGCCGCATCACGAGCCGGTTCCGCGGAGGCGGGAAGAAGCGTAGGTATCGTCTGATTGACTTCAAGCGGGACAAGTTCGAGATCCCCGGCAAGGTCGCGGCCATCGAGTACGACCCGAACCGCACGTGTCGCATCGCCCTGATCCACTACGCCGATGGGGAGAAGCGGTACATCCTCGCACCGGATGGCCTGGGGGTCGGGGCATCCATCGTGAGCTCTACCACCGCCGACATCCAACCCGGGAATGCGCTGCAGCTCAGGGACATCCCGCTCGGAACCCAGATCCACAACATCGAACTGACCCCTGGGAAGGGCGGTCAGATCGTTCGCTCCGCCGGGACCTCGGCCCAGGTGATGGCGAAGGAGGGCGATTACGTCACGCTCCGCCTTCCGTCCGGTGAGATGCGAAGAGTGAGGATGGAGTGTCGGGCGACCGTCGGTGTCGTCGGCAACGCCGAGCACGAGAACGAGGCGTACGGAAAAGCCGGCAGGGTGCGCGCGAAGGGACGCAAACCGCATGTCCGCGGCGTCGTGATGAGCCCACGAGACCATCCACACGGTGGTGGTGAGGCCAAGAGCCCTGTGGGACGCAAGAAGGGTCCTGTGGACCGTTGGGGCAACGCCGCCAAGGGCAAGATTACGCGCAGCAACAAGCGCACGGATAAGTTTATCGTCCGCCGGAGGAACCGCTGA
- the rpsC gene encoding 30S ribosomal protein S3 — MGQKVNPIGFRLGVIRTWDSKWFFNKKVYPEMVYEDHLIRTMLKRRWANASISRVEIERPADLVKVTIHTARPGAVIGRGGKGIEEINAAVERTVHKRHKDAQVYINVAEVQKPEMDAQLVAEGIASQIEKRVSHRRAMRQAVMRATRQGVRGIKVICAGRLGGSEMARREIEKDGKVPLHTLRADVDYGYCVARTIYGAVGCRVWIYRGEVFQERARRRDDLLDAPGHGSGDRERRPRRPRRTIAEPAGE, encoded by the coding sequence TTGGGTCAAAAGGTCAATCCAATTGGTTTCCGGCTGGGCGTCATCCGGACGTGGGACAGCAAGTGGTTCTTCAACAAGAAGGTTTACCCGGAGATGGTGTATGAGGATCACCTGATCCGCACAATGTTGAAGCGCCGCTGGGCGAATGCGAGCATCTCGCGCGTCGAGATCGAGCGCCCCGCTGATCTCGTGAAGGTGACGATCCATACCGCTCGGCCCGGCGCCGTCATCGGGCGTGGCGGGAAGGGCATCGAAGAGATCAACGCCGCCGTCGAGCGCACCGTGCACAAGCGGCACAAAGACGCACAGGTGTACATCAACGTTGCCGAGGTGCAGAAGCCGGAGATGGACGCCCAGCTCGTAGCGGAGGGCATTGCGAGCCAGATCGAGAAGCGCGTCTCGCACCGACGAGCCATGCGCCAGGCCGTGATGCGAGCAACTCGCCAAGGCGTGAGGGGGATTAAGGTGATCTGTGCGGGCCGTCTGGGTGGCTCGGAAATGGCCCGGCGCGAGATCGAGAAGGATGGCAAGGTGCCGCTGCACACCCTTCGGGCGGATGTGGACTACGGATACTGTGTCGCTCGGACGATCTATGGCGCGGTGGGTTGCCGCGTGTGGATCTACCGCGGCGAGGTGTTTCAGGAGAGGGCGCGGCGCCGGGACGACTTGCTGGACGCACCGGGTCACGGCTCGGGCGACCGAGAGCGGCGGCCTCGGCGGCCGCGCAGAACTATTGCGGAGCCGGCGGGAGAGTAA
- the fusA gene encoding elongation factor G, whose amino-acid sequence MKRFSADRIRNVAIVGHGGAGKTTLAEHMLYVAGVVDRIGTVETENTVSDFDALEHKRKISLNASVLPLEWHDHKINLIDVPGYPDFIGDLFGVARVVDAMLMVTEAKDHVDVGFENAWELAEELSVPRMIFVNKMERDNADFPGLLRYFENLYGKRIVPIQMPVGAQLEFKGVVDLFSMKMITGADREASATDLNPELAAEAEKWHEKLMDGAAEADDELAMKYLEGEPLTQEEVMKGLLLGVEAGKVVPLCIGSAAHGIGVSTLMDRIVGVLPSPADMPHKAGDTFLKPDDNAPLAALVFKTTADPYVGKINYFRVFSGTFSSDSHVWNASHEKDERVGQVFFPLGKNQVSTPAVYAGDIGAVAKLQETKTGDTLTVKGSGILFEEIKYPNPIYTIAVHAATKADEDKLGPALTRMVDEDPTFHMTHDPDLGQVLLSGMGDLHLDVVIERLKAKFGVNVEVEEAKVPYRETIRTSAKAQGKHKKQTGGRGQYGDCWLELSPLDRGSGFEFIDKVVGGAIPRNFIPAVEKGVREALAKGIQAGYPVVDLSATVYDGSYHDVDSSEAAFKMAGQLAFRNAAAQAQPIILEPILQVDIIVPEEFVGDINADLNGRRGRLLGMEAIGGGKQRIRAHVPMGEMMKYALDLRSITRGRGKFSTELDHYEELPANLTQELVKKYEKERAEAEG is encoded by the coding sequence TTGAAACGGTTTAGCGCAGACAGGATACGGAACGTCGCAATTGTCGGCCATGGCGGCGCGGGCAAGACCACGCTTGCGGAGCACATGCTGTATGTGGCAGGAGTTGTGGACCGAATCGGTACGGTGGAGACCGAGAATACTGTCTCCGATTTCGACGCGCTGGAGCACAAGCGCAAGATCAGTCTGAACGCGAGTGTGCTACCGCTCGAGTGGCACGACCACAAGATCAACCTGATTGACGTTCCGGGGTACCCGGACTTTATCGGCGACCTTTTTGGCGTCGCCCGAGTCGTAGACGCCATGCTGATGGTCACGGAAGCCAAGGATCACGTGGACGTCGGCTTCGAGAACGCTTGGGAATTGGCAGAAGAGCTGTCCGTGCCCCGTATGATCTTCGTGAACAAGATGGAGCGGGACAACGCCGACTTTCCCGGTCTTCTGCGATACTTCGAGAACCTTTACGGCAAGCGGATCGTTCCCATCCAGATGCCCGTGGGTGCACAGCTCGAGTTCAAAGGCGTGGTGGATCTGTTTTCGATGAAGATGATCACCGGCGCGGACCGCGAAGCATCGGCCACCGACCTCAACCCCGAACTGGCCGCCGAAGCAGAGAAATGGCACGAAAAGCTGATGGACGGCGCCGCCGAAGCGGACGACGAACTGGCGATGAAGTACCTCGAGGGCGAGCCACTCACCCAAGAGGAGGTGATGAAGGGCCTGCTTCTCGGCGTAGAGGCCGGGAAGGTCGTTCCCCTCTGCATCGGTTCTGCTGCCCACGGCATCGGAGTCAGCACACTGATGGACCGGATCGTCGGCGTCTTGCCCTCGCCCGCGGATATGCCGCACAAGGCCGGTGACACGTTTCTCAAGCCGGATGACAACGCGCCGCTGGCAGCGCTCGTGTTCAAGACGACTGCCGACCCATACGTGGGCAAGATCAACTACTTCCGGGTCTTCAGTGGCACCTTCTCCTCGGACAGTCATGTGTGGAACGCTTCGCACGAGAAGGACGAGAGGGTAGGTCAGGTCTTTTTCCCGTTGGGCAAGAACCAGGTGTCCACTCCCGCCGTCTATGCCGGTGACATCGGCGCTGTGGCGAAGCTGCAGGAGACGAAGACGGGGGACACACTGACCGTCAAAGGTAGTGGCATCCTGTTCGAGGAGATCAAGTACCCCAACCCAATCTACACCATCGCCGTTCACGCCGCAACTAAGGCAGATGAAGACAAGTTGGGTCCGGCCCTTACTCGAATGGTGGACGAGGACCCGACCTTCCACATGACGCACGACCCAGACCTGGGACAGGTGTTGCTGTCTGGAATGGGTGACCTGCACCTGGACGTGGTCATCGAGCGTCTCAAGGCGAAGTTCGGGGTGAATGTCGAGGTCGAAGAAGCCAAGGTCCCGTACCGCGAGACGATCCGCACCAGCGCCAAGGCGCAGGGGAAGCACAAGAAGCAAACTGGTGGCCGTGGCCAGTATGGAGACTGCTGGCTGGAGCTATCGCCTCTCGATCGGGGCAGCGGCTTCGAGTTCATTGATAAGGTAGTCGGTGGCGCGATTCCGCGCAACTTCATCCCCGCGGTGGAGAAAGGCGTGCGGGAGGCCCTAGCCAAGGGCATTCAGGCTGGCTACCCGGTTGTAGATCTCAGTGCTACCGTCTACGATGGTTCGTATCACGACGTGGACTCGAGCGAGGCGGCGTTTAAGATGGCGGGGCAGCTCGCCTTCCGCAACGCGGCTGCTCAGGCGCAGCCCATCATCCTCGAGCCCATTCTTCAGGTCGACATCATCGTGCCGGAGGAGTTCGTTGGTGACATCAACGCGGACCTCAACGGTCGGCGTGGTCGGCTACTCGGCATGGAAGCGATTGGTGGAGGAAAGCAGCGCATTCGAGCCCATGTGCCCATGGGAGAGATGATGAAATACGCACTCGACCTGCGGTCCATAACGCGGGGCCGAGGCAAGTTTAGCACCGAGCTGGACCACTACGAGGAGCTGCCGGCGAACCTGACTCAGGAGCTGGTGAAGAAGTACGAGAAGGAGCGCGCGGAGGCCGAAGGCTAA
- a CDS encoding 50S ribosomal protein L23 translates to MKSPYEIILLPRITERALRLAEIGKYTFIVAEDATKPDIARAIEQHYAKSKDKVKVVAVNTSHVRGRIKGRSRFRNPGHTPKWKKAVVTLAPGQRLPDFGV, encoded by the coding sequence GTGAAGAGCCCATACGAGATCATCCTGCTGCCGCGAATCACCGAGCGCGCACTTCGGCTGGCCGAGATCGGCAAGTACACGTTCATCGTTGCCGAAGACGCGACGAAGCCTGACATCGCGCGGGCTATCGAGCAGCACTACGCAAAAAGCAAGGACAAGGTAAAGGTCGTGGCCGTGAACACTTCTCATGTTCGCGGTCGCATCAAGGGCCGCAGCCGTTTCCGAAACCCCGGCCATACCCCTAAGTGGAAGAAGGCCGTGGTCACGCTTGCACCAGGGCAGAGACTGCCCGACTTCGGAGTGTAA
- the rplD gene encoding 50S ribosomal protein L4: protein MPSVKLYDNQGKEAGELQLSDSLFGLRETRTRTIAGESVELSRDLVANLHQAVVAEEANRRQGTHKTKGRSEVSGGGRKPYRQKKTGRSRQGSIRSPLWKGGGVVFGPTPRSYRQRINRKARRLAIQSALGYKIAEGALVAVDGVRFERIKTRDAVDFLKAHGCEGVRSLVLLPEHDETALRCFRNIPNVDLRYVPAVSARDVIVAHRIVADRAALQKLEELWLK from the coding sequence ATGCCATCGGTCAAGCTATACGACAACCAGGGAAAGGAAGCGGGTGAGCTGCAGCTTTCGGACAGCCTCTTCGGACTCCGAGAGACGCGAACGCGCACGATCGCCGGCGAGAGCGTGGAACTGTCCCGGGATCTGGTTGCCAACCTGCACCAGGCCGTTGTGGCCGAAGAGGCCAACCGCAGGCAGGGCACGCACAAGACGAAGGGCCGCAGCGAGGTCAGTGGCGGCGGGCGTAAGCCGTACCGTCAGAAGAAGACCGGTCGATCCCGCCAGGGCAGTATCCGTTCTCCTCTGTGGAAGGGTGGCGGTGTCGTCTTCGGACCGACGCCCCGCTCGTACCGACAGCGGATCAACCGCAAGGCGAGAAGGCTTGCCATCCAGTCCGCCCTCGGATACAAGATCGCTGAGGGAGCACTCGTCGCGGTGGACGGTGTTCGCTTCGAGCGAATCAAAACGAGAGACGCCGTGGACTTCCTCAAAGCTCATGGGTGCGAGGGTGTTCGGTCACTGGTTCTGCTACCCGAGCACGACGAGACGGCGCTGCGCTGCTTCCGGAACATTCCGAACGTCGATCTCCGCTATGTACCCGCAGTGTCGGCGCGCGACGTGATCGTGGCGCATCGGATCGTTGCGGACCGGGCCGCGCTGCAGAAGCTCGAGGAGTTGTGGTTGAAGTGA
- the rplN gene encoding 50S ribosomal protein L14 — MIQIYTRLKVADNTGARTLMCIRVLKGSQPRYGTVGDVFVGTVKSATPNMPVKKGDVVKAVVVRTKKALRRPDGSTVRFDDNACVLIDNQREPRGTRIFGPVARELRDKAYMKIVSLAPEVL, encoded by the coding sequence ATGATACAGATCTACACGCGACTGAAAGTGGCAGACAACACGGGTGCGAGAACGCTGATGTGCATTCGCGTACTCAAGGGTTCGCAGCCACGTTACGGAACGGTCGGCGACGTGTTCGTCGGTACCGTGAAGAGTGCCACGCCGAACATGCCGGTCAAGAAAGGCGACGTCGTGAAGGCGGTCGTGGTTCGTACCAAGAAGGCGCTCCGGCGCCCAGACGGCTCCACGGTCCGCTTCGACGACAACGCATGCGTGCTGATTGACAACCAACGGGAGCCCCGAGGTACGCGCATTTTCGGACCGGTCGCGCGTGAACTGCGCGACAAGGCATACATGAAAATCGTGTCCTTGGCGCCTGAGGTGCTGTGA
- the rplX gene encoding 50S ribosomal protein L24 has product MEKKTSGAKAPKLKIKSGDEVEVIAGKDKGQRGKVVEVLRDRMRVRIEGLNLATKHVKPQRSAAGTRPGDRISRAMPIHISNVKLVDPHSGKATRVGRKEVNGKLVRYAKVSGELIDAD; this is encoded by the coding sequence ATGGAGAAGAAGACGTCGGGTGCGAAAGCGCCCAAGTTGAAGATCAAGTCCGGTGACGAGGTAGAGGTTATTGCTGGCAAGGACAAGGGCCAGCGCGGCAAGGTCGTGGAGGTGTTGCGAGATCGAATGCGTGTGCGCATCGAGGGTCTGAACCTCGCGACGAAGCACGTGAAACCGCAGCGCAGCGCAGCGGGTACTCGGCCGGGCGATCGCATCTCCCGCGCGATGCCCATCCATATCTCGAACGTGAAGCTGGTAGACCCGCACAGCGGCAAAGCTACCCGTGTGGGGCGCAAGGAAGTGAACGGCAAGCTAGTGCGATACGCCAAGGTGTCCGGCGAGCTGATTGACGCCGACTAG
- the rpmC gene encoding 50S ribosomal protein L29, protein MKGLRSSELREKSTEDLVEELEKEREAVYNVRRQIIFGQVKDFKAISVHRKNVARIMTLLSQRQREGKE, encoded by the coding sequence ATGAAGGGGCTTAGAAGCTCGGAGCTTCGCGAGAAGAGTACCGAAGACCTCGTGGAGGAGCTGGAGAAGGAGCGCGAGGCCGTGTACAACGTGCGACGCCAGATCATCTTCGGCCAGGTGAAGGACTTCAAGGCGATCTCCGTACACCGCAAGAACGTGGCCCGAATCATGACCCTGCTGTCACAGCGTCAGCGGGAGGGTAAGGAATGA
- the rplP gene encoding 50S ribosomal protein L16 — MLMPKRVKHRKQHRGRMTGKASGGNKIDFGEFGLQALQPCWLTNRQIEAARIAITRYIRRGGKVWIRVFPDKPFTKKPAETRMGSGKGSPEGWVAVVKPGRMLFELRGVSEEVAKEAVRRAIHKLPIRARFVTRRDFEHLYTEKDRAADLQQQNAFEATLTSGALDVVEPEEPAVSTEEATPTTMEESGDEGA, encoded by the coding sequence ATGTTGATGCCTAAGCGTGTAAAGCATCGCAAACAACACAGAGGCCGAATGACGGGTAAGGCCTCGGGTGGTAACAAGATTGACTTTGGTGAGTTTGGCCTGCAGGCCCTCCAGCCTTGCTGGCTGACCAACCGTCAGATCGAGGCTGCCCGTATCGCCATCACCCGCTACATCCGGCGCGGTGGAAAGGTGTGGATCCGGGTCTTCCCGGATAAGCCGTTTACCAAGAAGCCGGCGGAGACGCGCATGGGCTCCGGCAAGGGTTCGCCCGAGGGGTGGGTCGCCGTGGTCAAGCCCGGACGCATGCTGTTCGAGCTGCGCGGCGTCAGTGAGGAAGTGGCGAAGGAAGCCGTGAGAAGGGCCATTCACAAGCTGCCGATCCGGGCGCGCTTCGTCACCCGAAGGGACTTCGAGCATCTCTATACAGAGAAGGACCGCGCGGCGGATCTGCAGCAGCAAAATGCGTTCGAGGCCACACTGACATCAGGGGCGCTCGACGTCGTGGAACCCGAGGAGCCGGCCGTTAGCACCGAGGAAGCGACGCCCACAACGATGGAGGAGAGTGGCGATGAAGGGGCTTAG
- the rpsQ gene encoding 30S ribosomal protein S17, whose protein sequence is MERGTRKIREGTVVSNKMQKTVVVQVERRVKHPLYGKIIRRTGRFKAHDEQACDVGDFVEIVECRPLSKEKRWRVSRILEKVK, encoded by the coding sequence CTGGAGCGAGGAACCCGCAAGATTCGCGAGGGCACCGTCGTCAGCAACAAGATGCAGAAGACGGTCGTGGTGCAGGTCGAGCGCAGAGTCAAGCACCCGCTATACGGCAAGATCATCCGCCGTACGGGCCGGTTCAAGGCGCACGACGAGCAGGCGTGTGATGTGGGGGACTTCGTGGAGATCGTGGAGTGCCGGCCGCTGAGCAAGGAGAAGCGCTGGCGCGTGAGCAGGATTCTTGAGAAAGTGAAGTAG
- the rpsS gene encoding 30S ribosomal protein S19 — protein MARSVKKGPFIDGHLQKKIDAMNSAGEKRIIKTWSRRSTVMPEMVGHTIAVHDGRKHVPVFVTENMVGHKLGEFAPTRLFRGHAGSEKTHRVR, from the coding sequence ATGGCTAGGTCGGTAAAGAAGGGACCGTTCATAGACGGGCACCTTCAGAAGAAGATTGACGCGATGAACAGCGCGGGCGAGAAACGGATCATCAAGACTTGGTCGCGTCGCAGCACCGTGATGCCGGAGATGGTCGGGCACACGATAGCCGTACACGACGGTCGGAAGCACGTGCCCGTGTTTGTGACGGAGAACATGGTCGGCCACAAGTTGGGTGAGTTCGCCCCGACGCGCTTGTTCCGAGGCCACGCGGGTTCTGAGAAGACCCATAGGGTGCGATAG
- the rpsJ gene encoding 30S ribosomal protein S10: MRRDKVRIKLKAYDHRVLDQSVEKIADTARKTGVRVAGPIPLPTNIRRFCVIRGPHIDKESMEHFEIRTHKRLIDILEPTAKTIDALMRLDLPSGVDIEIKS; this comes from the coding sequence ATGCGTCGAGACAAGGTAAGAATCAAGCTGAAGGCGTACGACCACCGGGTGTTGGACCAGTCGGTGGAGAAGATCGCAGACACCGCGCGGAAGACCGGCGTGCGGGTCGCGGGTCCCATCCCGCTGCCCACCAACATCCGCAGGTTCTGCGTCATTCGAGGGCCGCATATCGATAAGGAATCGATGGAGCACTTCGAGATCCGTACGCACAAACGGTTGATAGACATTCTCGAACCGACAGCGAAAACGATCGACGCGTTGATGCGCTTGGACCTGCCTAGCGGCGTCGACATCGAGATCAAGAGCTAG
- the rplC gene encoding 50S ribosomal protein L3 — MLPGLLGRKVGMTHVFDTDGKMIPVSVIEAGPCLVTQVKSPERDGYSAIQLGFGSIPKKRVRKPQAGHFQKAGVEPTRYLREFRTEDITDVQVGQRVGVEIFEPGEKVQVAGTSKGRGFAGVVKRYGFRGQTATHGFMTHRRPLAAGATGPARVFKGHKNPGHMGAERVTQLGLKVVSVDVERNLLLVSGSVPGANGGLLEVHKETRK; from the coding sequence ATGCTTCCAGGTCTTCTGGGGCGAAAAGTGGGAATGACGCACGTGTTCGACACGGACGGCAAGATGATACCGGTGAGTGTTATCGAAGCCGGACCGTGCCTTGTCACCCAGGTGAAGAGCCCCGAGCGCGACGGCTACTCCGCCATCCAACTCGGTTTCGGTTCGATCCCCAAGAAGCGGGTGAGAAAGCCCCAGGCTGGGCACTTCCAGAAGGCGGGAGTCGAACCGACACGGTACCTGCGGGAGTTCCGCACAGAGGACATCACCGACGTTCAGGTCGGCCAGCGTGTCGGTGTCGAGATCTTCGAGCCGGGCGAGAAGGTCCAGGTCGCTGGAACGAGTAAGGGCCGAGGCTTCGCGGGCGTCGTCAAGCGATACGGTTTTCGCGGACAGACGGCCACGCACGGCTTCATGACGCACCGTAGGCCCTTGGCCGCGGGTGCCACGGGGCCGGCTCGCGTGTTCAAGGGGCACAAGAACCCCGGCCACATGGGCGCCGAGCGAGTGACACAGCTCGGCCTCAAAGTCGTGAGTGTAGACGTCGAGAGAAACCTGCTGTTGGTTAGCGGGTCCGTTCCCGGCGCAAACGGTGGTCTCCTGGAAGTGCACAAGGAGACGAGGAAGTAG
- the rplV gene encoding 50S ribosomal protein L22, translated as MEVRAVVKSRRVPPRKARLVVDQVRGMRAVKAAQLLQFVPNKSAHLVRKLIRSAAANAVENHSMNEEDLVITRAFVDEGARLKRIQARAMGRANRILKRTCHITVVVESIPEEPRPKRQVRKTEPGPKPGKPEKAKAESVVAEPAATVSEPESQVAEESVVATPKTEEPEAAGPVTEEGVEPAEGEAEGKQE; from the coding sequence ATGGAAGTTAGAGCGGTTGTCAAGTCGAGGAGAGTGCCGCCGAGGAAAGCTCGGCTCGTCGTGGACCAGGTCCGCGGCATGAGGGCTGTGAAGGCGGCGCAGTTGCTCCAGTTCGTGCCGAACAAGTCTGCGCACCTTGTTCGCAAACTCATCCGTTCGGCGGCTGCGAACGCCGTCGAGAACCATAGCATGAACGAAGAGGACCTGGTGATCACTCGGGCCTTCGTGGACGAGGGCGCCAGGCTCAAGCGCATTCAGGCACGCGCGATGGGTCGCGCGAACCGCATCCTCAAACGCACTTGCCACATTACGGTGGTGGTCGAGAGCATTCCCGAGGAGCCGCGACCGAAGCGTCAGGTGCGCAAGACAGAGCCGGGGCCGAAGCCCGGCAAGCCGGAGAAGGCGAAGGCAGAATCGGTCGTGGCCGAGCCCGCAGCTACCGTCTCGGAGCCGGAGTCGCAGGTGGCGGAAGAATCGGTCGTTGCCACTCCAAAGACAGAGGAGCCAGAAGCGGCAGGGCCGGTCACTGAAGAGGGCGTGGAGCCCGCCGAGGGCGAGGCAGAAGGGAAGCAGGAGTAG
- the rplE gene encoding 50S ribosomal protein L5, translating into MAKAKEATKDKGSKESVETGVMDKVPVSRKRTHYLESVVPALREQFGYTSIMAVPRLDKIVVNMGVGKGEEDSKHLENSVRDLSLIVGQKPIITRAKKAVSNFKIREGHRIGCCVTLRGERMYHFFDKLVSIVLPRLRDFRGISPKSFDGRGNFAVGLKEQIVFPEIAYDTFDRIRGMDIIICTTAKTDEEARVFLQKMGMPFREN; encoded by the coding sequence ATGGCAAAAGCTAAAGAAGCGACAAAGGACAAGGGCAGTAAGGAGAGCGTCGAGACCGGAGTGATGGACAAGGTGCCGGTCTCGCGCAAGCGCACGCATTACCTCGAGAGCGTGGTGCCAGCGCTGCGCGAGCAATTCGGCTACACCTCCATCATGGCCGTGCCTCGCCTCGACAAGATCGTCGTGAACATGGGAGTCGGCAAGGGTGAAGAGGATTCCAAGCACCTCGAGAACTCGGTCCGAGACTTATCGCTCATCGTTGGCCAGAAGCCTATCATCACCCGAGCCAAGAAGGCGGTTTCGAACTTCAAGATCCGAGAAGGTCACAGAATCGGTTGTTGCGTCACGCTCCGAGGCGAGCGCATGTACCACTTTTTCGACAAGCTGGTGTCCATCGTACTACCCCGCTTGCGCGACTTCCGAGGCATATCCCCCAAGTCCTTCGATGGACGCGGCAACTTTGCCGTCGGTCTGAAGGAGCAGATCGTGTTCCCGGAGATCGCCTACGATACGTTCGACAGGATCCGAGGCATGGACATCATCATCTGCACCACCGCAAAGACAGACGAAGAGGCGCGCGTCTTCTTGCAAAAGATGGGCATGCCCTTCCGAGAGAACTAG